The DNA region TAGTCCAAAAATTATTTACTGGAAGAATATCAATTAAAATTTCTTCTCCATCAGGAATATTAATTTCTTCTAATAATTCAATAGTTTTGCCTTTCTTGATTCCTTTGACTAATGACATGATGATTCTTTTTTAAGTTTTAAGTTAATTAACTGGCTTTACTAATAATCTTAGAAATTCCCCTTATAAATAATCCCCAGAGCTTTCACTAGGTCGAATATGTAAATACTTGCTCGTAGTATCCAATGAAGCATGACCTAATGTTGCCTGAACTAACCTTAATGGCGCACCCCGTTCTAAAGCATGAGTCGCATGAGCGTGCCTTAACCAGTGCGGAGAAACTCGCTCTGCTTGCGGTAATTGAGCCTTGGCAGCAGCCCGTTTCACAATCCTATGTATGTGGGCAGGGGCTAAAGCATTACCTTTTTCACTGGTAAAGATCGGTGCAGCCCCTAATGCGGACTCTCTAAACTTTTCTAATTCAATAGCTAACTCAGGTTTAAGGGTGATATAACGGGTTTTACCTCTCTTACCATATACCGTAAGCTGAACCGTCTTGATTTCGGGTCTAGGGGTAATATCTTTCCACGATAGTCCACATAATTCACTCACCCTTACCCCAGTCTGATAAAGAGTTTTTAAGATCAGATGATTCCGTAGATTCAACTCATTCTCAATCAAGGCTTTCACTTCCTCAACAGTAAGAATGCGTTCCACTAGAGTTTCTTTGGGAACAGCCACCTTAAACTGTCGCGGAAGAGGACTAGATTTGATCGGTGCAGCATCTAATGTCACCACGTAATTAAAAAAAGCCTTCAAAATAGCTAAATGCTTCTGCTTCGTAGTATCAGCACAATCTAAACTATCCAACCAATTTCTGACGTGCTGGGACTTAATCTGAGGTAGAGTCAGCTTGACAGCCGAACCAAACTGATTGATGGTATTTTCATAGCTTTTGCGCGTATATCCGTGATGCAGAGCCAACCATTCCTCTATTAATTCCTTCATTTACTCCCAGGGGCTGTTAAGAGTAGAACAATACTATTATACAGTTGCTCGACACCA from Pseudomonadota bacterium includes:
- a CDS encoding tyrosine-type recombinase/integrase — translated: MKELIEEWLALHHGYTRKSYENTINQFGSAVKLTLPQIKSQHVRNWLDSLDCADTTKQKHLAILKAFFNYVVTLDAAPIKSSPLPRQFKVAVPKETLVERILTVEEVKALIENELNLRNHLILKTLYQTGVRVSELCGLSWKDITPRPEIKTVQLTVYGKRGKTRYITLKPELAIELEKFRESALGAAPIFTSEKGNALAPAHIHRIVKRAAAKAQLPQAERVSPHWLRHAHATHALERGAPLRLVQATLGHASLDTTSKYLHIRPSESSGDYL